One genomic segment of Streptomyces sp. TLI_146 includes these proteins:
- a CDS encoding GNAT family N-acetyltransferase — MITWRRVAEADFGLLRHWLAQPHVARWWHHDTSAEAVARDFGPAARGEEPSEDFLVLVEGTPVALVQRCRFADYPDYGAELDGQIELPDAAVTIDYLIGDPARVGQGLGPRIIRAIVEATWADHPDAPAVIVPVHMANRASWRALEKAGLRRIGTADLAPDNPDDDRAHYVYRVDRPVDEASDTAED; from the coding sequence ATGATCACGTGGCGGCGAGTGGCCGAGGCCGACTTCGGCTTGCTGCGGCACTGGCTCGCGCAGCCGCACGTGGCCCGGTGGTGGCACCACGACACCTCCGCGGAGGCGGTCGCACGGGACTTCGGCCCGGCGGCGCGCGGAGAGGAGCCCTCCGAGGACTTCCTGGTGCTGGTGGAAGGCACGCCGGTAGCCCTGGTGCAGCGGTGCCGGTTCGCCGATTACCCCGACTACGGCGCGGAACTGGACGGCCAGATCGAGCTCCCGGATGCGGCGGTCACGATCGACTACCTGATCGGAGACCCCGCCCGGGTAGGGCAGGGCCTGGGGCCGCGCATCATCCGGGCGATCGTCGAAGCCACCTGGGCCGATCACCCGGACGCGCCCGCCGTCATCGTCCCGGTCCACATGGCCAACCGCGCTTCGTGGCGCGCGCTGGAGAAGGCCGGGCTGCGCAGAATCGGCACCGCCGACCTCGCCCCGGACAACCCGGACGACGACCGCGCCCACTACGTCTACCGCGTCGACAGACCCGTCGACGAGGCCTCCGACACCGCCGAGGACTGA